Below is a genomic region from Saccharomyces eubayanus strain FM1318 chromosome XV, whole genome shotgun sequence.
TTCTACGACAGGTCTGCCATCTTTTTAAAAGCTGCTGACTTGATCTCTACCAAGTATCGCTATGATATGTTGGCTGCCACCATGCTAGGACAAGGTAAGAACGTGTATCAGGCAGAAATTGACTGTATCACAGAACTATCCGATTTTTTCAGATATTACGTTAAGTATGCTTCAGACTTGTATGCTCAACAACCCATGGAATCAGCAGATGGAACATGGAACAGAGCAGAGTACAGGCCTTTAGAAGGGTTTGTTTACGCAGTTTCACCATTTAACTTTACTGCAATTGCCGCAAATTTGATCGGCGCTCCCGCTTTAATGGGTAATACTGTTGTATGGAAACCATCTCAAACGGCTGCCTTGTCGAACTATTTATTGATGActgttttggaagaagcAGGATTGCCAAAGGGTGTCATTAATTTCATCCCAGGTGACCCAGTTCAAGTCACCAATCAAATTTTGGCTGATAAAGATTTCGGAGCTCTGCACTTCACAGGTTCTACTAATGTTTTCAAGAGTTTGTACGGCAAAATCCAGAGCGGTGTTGTTGAAGGGAAATACAGAGACTACCCACGTATTGTTGGTGAAACTGGTGgtaaaaattttcatttagtTCATCCAAGTGCAAACATCTCTCATGCAGTACTCTCTACCATTAGAGGTACATTTGAATTCCAAGGCCAGAAGTGCTCTGCCACCTCTAGAATATATTTACCAGAATCTAAAAGTGAGGAATTTTTATCCGATATGTTTGGCATCCTGCAGCAGCAAAATGTTGTTCCAGTAAACACATCTGCAAGCCCAATATCTGGTGGTAATCTGCGTGGATTCATGGGTCCTGTGATCCATGAACAAAGTTTTGATAAATTAGTTAAAGTTATTGAAGACGCAAAGAAAGATCCTGAATTGGAAATTCTTTACGGCGGTCAATACGACAAGAGTCAAGGTTGGTTTGTTGGACCTACAGTCATCAAGGCCAAAAGACCCGACCATCCATACATGTCAACAGAATTTTTTGGCCCTATATTGTCAGTTTATGAATATCCTGATCAAGAATTTAATACAATCTGTGATGTTATCGATAAGACCAGTCAGTACGCTTTGACCGGTGCAATTTTTGCTAAAGATCGTAAAGCTATTGAGTAtgctgatgaaaaattgaaatttagTGCAGGTAATTTTTACGTTAACGACAAGTGCACTGGTGCAGTTGTCTCTCAACAATGGTTTGGTGGTGCAAGAATGAGTGGTACTGATGATAAAGCTGGTGGTCCAAATATCTTGAGCAGATTTGTGAGTATTAGAAACATCAAGGAAAACTTCTACGAGTTAACCGACTTCAAATATCCATCCAATTACGATTAACCAACCTTTGAATCACATAGTACCCAAATTGTTTTCTAATCATCTAATATTTGAACCCATGTAAATGTAAAACTATTGCAAATAAGATTTTGATTGTTTCAACGGTTTTGTTTAGTTTATTTCCAACATTcatttatataaataaatagtttaaaaatattcatcGAACCGATATCTGAAACCCTGTTCAGTAGTCATAAAGCACTTATCTACCaggttttttatttcatcatatatttctttttttaacgTGAAGGGCCGACCCGAGCACTAAATTCAATTCGTCTAACATATAACAAGTTCTGGAATCCTGAAATGAGCTGAAAAGAACACTATTACTGTGACACATACTAACGGTTAGGACACAATGTTTTCAACGATAGCTAGATCAAACGTTAGACCGATTGCCACCTCTTGTCTATTTAACCGTCCGTTTAGTCAATCTTTCATTattctaaagaaaaagtctACCCCTAATGAAAAAgtcgaagaagatgaagttGACGTAAATGAACTTCTGACAAAGGCTGAAGCTCAATTTAAGAAGACGTTAGAAACACAGAAACAGAAACTGAATGAAATGAAACAGGGGAATTTTAATCCCAAAGTATTTGATGGTCTGATgttcaaaaacaacaaaaaatttacaGATATTGCAACCACTTCTCTTAAAGGTAAGAATGCACTCCTAATAACCGTTTTCGATCCTAAAGACGTGAAAACTGTAGTAAGTGGGGTTCTTGCCGCCAACTTGAACTTGACTCCTGAAAGAATTCCAAATAATGATTTACAATTGAAAGTGTCATTGCCACCACCAACGACAGAATCGCGATTAAAAGTAGCCaaagacttgaaaaaagtcttCGAAGATTATAAACAGTCCTCATTAAAGGAATCAATGGGGACCATCAGAGGTAGTATCCTCAAGGAATTTAAAAGTTTTAAGAAAGATGACTCCGTTAGGAAAGCCGAACgtgatttggaaaaacttCATAAAGACTACGTTAACGAGTTACACAAACAATTCCTACAAGTTGAGAAAAGTATtgcaaaataaaaaatttcaagaattccaaagaatcaaaaatcataaatcttgtatataaaacatttattttatataataataaatatcATCGATAATATTATGTGCCATCTCCCTTCTGAACCTATTAACTAGCTTCTTTAGCTAGCGAAAGAAGGGACTTTATTCTTTGCCAAGTGGAATTTGTATAAGCACCCACAATGAAACTCTTCACGAAATTCCATGCCTTAGCATTGTTTCGAATAGGATAGTCCAATGGTTTTGGAATTTGAGTGGAGACAAATGGTAAAGTATCAAAACAGATACTTTTGGCATTACATAGACCCAATAGACCCTCTTCACCACCAAATTTACCATAGCCGGAACCATTAATACCACCGAATGGTAGTTGACAAACATAGAAAGTAGCGAAATCATTAATGGCAACGTTACCAGTTTGTAAGCTGTTTGCCACATAGTTACATTCTTTGATATCTGAACCAAATACAGAGCCACCTAGACCGAATGGGGCAGAGTTGGCCAATTGGATACAGTGGTCGGTATCTCTAGCTTTCATCATGACCAAAATAGGACCAAACACTTCATTTTGTgctattttcatttctgaTGTGACATCTACTAGGAGAGTTGGTTGGAAATAGTGACCTTGTGGATATTTTGGATGTTTAAAACGGGAGCCACCATGAAGTAAACGAGCACCTTTTTCGACAGCATCCTTAACCAAAGCTTCCAACTCGTCGAATCTGTTATCGGATATCATCGCACCCATATCGACATTTTCTAAGTGGTCGATATCAGAGCCTTGACGTAATGGGTTTGCTGCCATACGATCATTCAAAATCTTGACTAAACCATCATAGTTTTTCTCGCTGACAATGACTCTTTCAATACCGATACAATTCTGTCCCGATGACTGGAAAGTACCTCTCATGATGATGGAAGATAGGGCCTCCAAGTTCTTGGCCGCATCTAGGACAATAAATGCGTCCTTACCACCAAGCTCTACGACTACTGGGGTCAACGATTCGGCAGCACATTTTAGAATATAATGGGCAACAGGTTGACTACCGATAAAAGTGATATGCTTGAAACCAGGATGAGCAGTGAAATAATTGGCAGAGTCATCGTTTTCCCTTGGAGGTAAACAGTAGCACAATTGAACCAGGTTTGGATCTTCATCACATGCTTCCAGGCATTTCCGGGTCAATTCGACAAAGAATTCGGACGACCAGACAACTTGTTCTGAACACTTCACAACAATGGCATTACCAGTGAACAAAGCAGCAATAATAGGACCTAACAAATTATGGAATGGATAATTCCATGAAACAATAGAACTGATCACACCTAGTGGTTCATAACGGATTTCAGCACCCTTGTACCACTTCATGAAAAAGTTAGTTGGGCCTGGACGTCTTGACGGTTGTAAAGCTCTTTGACCGTGCTTGATAGTCCATTGGATTTTCTCTAGAGTAACTAAGATTTCACCCATAGAGGCGTCTAGCATCGTCTTCCCCGAGTCCCTGCATGCTACCCTAGCGATAAGATCCTGATTGTTTATGATGTAATCGTGCAAAGAGGCCAGAACTCTCaatcttcttgaaaattcAGAACGACCCCAAGTGGATTGAGCCTTATTTGCCTTGGAGACCATTTCATCTATATCTTTGGTTGTCTTTGATGGGAAAGAGCCAAGGTATTGACCTGTGGCAGGACAATGGCATTGAATAGAGTTAGGTTCTTCAGGATTCCATATGTCAGTGGATACAGACCTTTTGCCCTTCCAGTTATTCTGAGCAGGCTCTGGTGTAGACACGGAAAACTTTGCTGGTTTATAGGATGCAGAGCAATGCGTTGGAGTGAAGATTATCTTGACAAAAACATAGAGAGTGAAGATTGTGGCAACTATTGTCGTAATGCCTATAAGTTTTTGGTTGTCTTGAATGATCTGAGGTTGAGAGCGCAATAGTGCATTCTGCTTCTCCAACCATAAATTGAAGTAAACCTGGACTGTGGAATTCAAGTGATTAATCATGTCTGGATTCAGGTAAACTTTGGGCATGATGAGCGAAGGTAAAAACAGGAGGAAAGCAAAATGTGGTACGGTAAAAATTCCTATTGTCTTGCAAATACTATTATGGTTATATAGAAATTGTCATCGGCGTTACTGTTCCTCGTTAATAAGAATAAGTGGcctctctctttttttacagCCGATATACAATAGCATATACTGATTATATGTACTCGtttaaaaatgaaaaaaaaaaaaaaaggctgGATCGGGAAAACCGAGAGTCGTAAAAGCTGGATGCAATGTCAGTTTAtacatttttattctattaatattatattataaaaagataaatgATAAGAAAACTAGAGTGTAATGCAAGATTACAAGGCATTGACATGCACTTCAGTAGAAGGTTTGATGACAGTGTCGATCAAAATCTTGACGACGTcgtctttcttcttttcggcaatcttcttgatttcaACCAATTCACCTTGCACACCCTTTTCGGcgttcttttccaattcgCCGACACCACCAGCGTTCTTTTGATTGAACTCCTTCAACTCCTTATCCTTTTGAATCTTGTATGAGtcaatttctttggctGCATCAGTCTTGGCTTGCTTCAATTTGTCTTGCCTGTACTTTCTGGCCTTTGATACTATTTCGTGGGCCTCCTTTTCAGCTTGTAGTAGAGTAGCAATTCCGTTTTTTTGCGACTAGAGATTATACCATATGAGCAACAATGAAAAACCAATACCTTGCAACCAGGTACCAATTCAACAATAGAGcacaataaaaaaaatagttttcATGTTAGTAAGCTTGCTTGCTTGGGGATAGACGATCGACACGCAGTAGCGTAGCACATACCATTATGTTTGTATATCTGTGCACACCTGAAGTCtttcaaggaaaaaggCGTATTGTTTAAGGTATAGTTAGTTAGATTATCTATCACGCTCCCTTTTAgagatgaaatttttgatacCCACGGCAGGGTAATGgcgctgaaaaaaaatttatgaTAATAGTAGCATATGAGGAAAGCACATGCGATGCGATGAGATGGGGATGTGATGGACAGAGCAGGTGCAGCAGAGTGTAGCAATGGTGTTGTGTGGCGTGTGTGGTATTAATGAGTTCAAGTACAAGTGTCCTCGGTGTTTGGCGCAAACCTGTTCCCTGGAGTGTTCCAAGCAGCATAAAGCGAGGGACGATTGTTCTGGGCAAACACACGATCCAAAGGATTACATATCAAGTGAGACTTTAAAACACGCAGACGATGAGAAACACGAACGGAACGCTTACGTGCAGAGAGACTATAACTATCTGACGCAGTTGAAGCGGATGGTGCAGATACAGAAGATGGACGCTAGGgtgaagaacaagagaGTGCTAGGGCCCGCGAGCCATAGTGCCGGTTTGAAAAGGAGGAGATACGGCACGGATGAGGATGACCACGGTGACATGGAGTGCCAGAGGATAATCAGGAGAGGAGTGAACTGTCTGATGTTGCCCAAAGGGATGCAGCGGTCGTCGCAAAACAGAAGCAAGTGGGACAAGACAATGGACCTGTTCGTATGGAGCATAGAGTGGACTTTGTGTCCCATGCAAGCGCAGGAGGAAGACAAGCGGGTTTTCAAGCATATCAGCCATCGGATTAAAGAGACGGATTTTTTGGTCCAGGGCATGGGCAAGAacgttttccaaaaatgcTGTGAATTCTACCACTTTGCTGGAATAAGCGACCACGAAGAGGGCGAAGATGCCTCAGAGACCAAGGAGGAACGAACAGAGATCCTGCAAAAGAGTGGGCTCAAATTCTACACGAAATGGTTCCCTTACAACACTACGCATATAACAGATTCCAAGAAGCTGGTAGAATTGCCGATCCACGAGAAATGCATTGGAGAGCTATTCAGAAACATGACGGTGATCGAGTTCCCCACGATATTCATTGCCATGGCCGAAGACGACTTGCCAGAGGGCTACGAGGTAGTGCACGAGGAAACGCACAGGGCGGAAAACGACAAGCATACGAACCCATTAAACAAGTTCATCGACGATGTGAAGGAACCAGAGGACACTGCAAAGGACGCCCAGCCGGCAGAGGAACCCGTGCAAAAGGAAGGTCTAGACGACGCCAAGGGCGAGCGTGACAGTGATAGTGACAGCGACAGCGACGATTACAATCCTGGCTTATCTATGGATTTCCTCACTGCATAAACAAGTATATAGAAGTAGAGAGACGATTATTTCTTACGTATAAAAGATAG
It encodes:
- the PUT2 gene encoding 1-pyrroline-5-carboxylate dehydrogenase → MLAARNFKLAYFRRSVSQLSHIKPPKHIKNEPVKLFGNTDSKDWDLLRASLMKFKSSSLEVPLVINGERIYDNNERALFPQTNPANHQQVLANVTQATEKDVMNAVKAAKDAKEDWYKLPFYDRSAIFLKAADLISTKYRYDMLAATMLGQGKNVYQAEIDCITELSDFFRYYVKYASDLYAQQPMESADGTWNRAEYRPLEGFVYAVSPFNFTAIAANLIGAPALMGNTVVWKPSQTAALSNYLLMTVLEEAGLPKGVINFIPGDPVQVTNQILADKDFGALHFTGSTNVFKSLYGKIQSGVVEGKYRDYPRIVGETGGKNFHLVHPSANISHAVLSTIRGTFEFQGQKCSATSRIYLPESKSEEFLSDMFGILQQQNVVPVNTSASPISGGNLRGFMGPVIHEQSFDKLVKVIEDAKKDPELEILYGGQYDKSQGWFVGPTVIKAKRPDHPYMSTEFFGPILSVYEYPDQEFNTICDVIDKTSQYALTGAIFAKDRKAIEYADEKLKFSAGNFYVNDKCTGAVVSQQWFGGARMSGTDDKAGGPNILSRFVSIRNIKENFYELTDFKYPSNYD
- the RRF1 gene encoding Rrf1p, whose product is MFSTIARSNVRPIATSCLFNRPFSQSFIILKKKSTPNEKVEEDEVDVNELLTKAEAQFKKTLETQKQKLNEMKQGNFNPKVFDGLMFKNNKKFTDIATTSLKGKNALLITVFDPKDVKTVVSGVLAANLNLTPERIPNNDLQLKVSLPPPTTESRLKVAKDLKKVFEDYKQSSLKESMGTIRGSILKEFKSFKKDDSVRKAERDLEKLHKDYVNELHKQFLQVEKSIAK
- the MSC7 gene encoding meiotic recombination directing protein — protein: MPKVYLNPDMINHLNSTVQVYFNLWLEKQNALLRSQPQIIQDNQKLIGITTIVATIFTLYVFVKIIFTPTHCSASYKPAKFSVSTPEPAQNNWKGKRSVSTDIWNPEEPNSIQCHCPATGQYLGSFPSKTTKDIDEMVSKANKAQSTWGRSEFSRRLRVLASLHDYIINNQDLIARVACRDSGKTMLDASMGEILVTLEKIQWTIKHGQRALQPSRRPGPTNFFMKWYKGAEIRYEPLGVISSIVSWNYPFHNLLGPIIAALFTGNAIVVKCSEQVVWSSEFFVELTRKCLEACDEDPNLVQLCYCLPPRENDDSANYFTAHPGFKHITFIGSQPVAHYILKCAAESLTPVVVELGGKDAFIVLDAAKNLEALSSIIMRGTFQSSGQNCIGIERVIVSEKNYDGLVKILNDRMAANPLRQGSDIDHLENVDMGAMISDNRFDELEALVKDAVEKGARLLHGGSRFKHPKYPQGHYFQPTLLVDVTSEMKIAQNEVFGPILVMMKARDTDHCIQLANSAPFGLGGSVFGSDIKECNYVANSLQTGNVAINDFATFYVCQLPFGGINGSGYGKFGGEEGLLGLCNAKSICFDTLPFVSTQIPKPLDYPIRNNAKAWNFVKSFIVGAYTNSTWQRIKSLLSLAKEAS
- the BCD1 gene encoding Bcd1p, which produces MVLCGVCGINEFKYKCPRCLAQTCSLECSKQHKARDDCSGQTHDPKDYISSETLKHADDEKHERNAYVQRDYNYLTQLKRMVQIQKMDARVKNKRVLGPASHSAGLKRRRYGTDEDDHGDMECQRIIRRGVNCLMLPKGMQRSSQNRSKWDKTMDLFVWSIEWTLCPMQAQEEDKRVFKHISHRIKETDFLVQGMGKNVFQKCCEFYHFAGISDHEEGEDASETKEERTEILQKSGLKFYTKWFPYNTTHITDSKKLVELPIHEKCIGELFRNMTVIEFPTIFIAMAEDDLPEGYEVVHEETHRAENDKHTNPLNKFIDDVKEPEDTAKDAQPAEEPVQKEGLDDAKGERDSDSDSDSDDYNPGLSMDFLTA